In Mucilaginibacter sp. KACC 22063, the genomic stretch ATCTGTATGGAATAGATGCACGGTTTGTACCAACTATGCAGATCAATCTTGCAGCCGGTGAGAATTTCAGAGAGGGCAGCCTCAATAAAGATGAGGTGCTGATTAACGAAACTGCAGCCAGGTTATTTGGATTTAAGAACGCCGCAGAAGCCGTTGGGCAAAAGCTGAACATGAATGGGCCGGTTACCATTAAAGGGGTGATAAAAGACTATCATCAATTGTCAATGAAAGAGGCTATTATACCAATGATCCATTACTATAATGATAATGCCGCTTTTTATTCATTAAAGTTGCAGCACAGTGATCCTAAAAAAGTGTTAAGCAAGGTGCAGGCAATATGGAAAGCAAATTGCCCAGGTAATACACTTACCTACAGGTTTTTGAATGACATGTTTGACCAGCAATACAAAAACGAGCAGCGGTTTGGTAAAATTGTTGCCGTATTTTCTATTCTTACACTCTTTATCACCTGTTTGGGTATATTGGGGTTAACTGCCTATAACATTAATTTACGCACAAAGGAAATAGGGATACGCAAGGTATTAGGAGCATCTGTAGCCAGTATTGTACAATTGTTTTCTTTAGATTTCGTAAAGCTGATATTTATAGCAATGGTAATAGCAACACCTATTGCATGGTACGTAATGAACCTTTGGCTTAATGCTTTTGCTTATCGCATAAGTATACCTTGGTGGGTGTTTGCTATAACCGGGTTAACATGCGTCATTGTTGCTTTAGCTACGCTTAGTTTTCAATCTGTTAAAGCGGCTGTTATGAAACCTATTGGTGCGTTGAAGGCCGAATGATCAGGAGTGATCAGCAATTTTATTTATGCCCACTTGTTAAGATTCTGAAAGGAAAAATCCTTTGATCGCATTTTGGATCACGTTTTTGCAGGTGAAGTTTACCGCGACCGGTGCAAAAATGTAATGGACGGCTACCTGAAATATTACCTTAAAGTAACTCCCGGCAATACTTTAGGTATTGTTCATGCAAGTGAGATAACGGTTAAGTGTACCGGCAAAAAATCATTAATGAGCAACAGAATGTCCAAACTTTAAGATTGGCTTACTTACCCGGATAAAACTTATACAAAACCACACCGTGTGCCGGAACTTCTATATGTAGTTTGCTGGTTCTGGTATCAATAGCTGCAATGTTCTTTTGCCTCCACAGGTCGCGTACCTGCTGCTTGCCTTTAATATTTAGTTTGCTAAAGCCGTTATAAGCGATACTTACTTTTTCCTGTCCGAAGTTGCAAAAACATACTGCTTTGCTTCCGTCTGCAAGGGTTTTAACATAAATGCGCAGATCACCTACCGTATCCTGGCAGGTAGCCTGTTTGCCCAACGGATCCTGATCTAAGGCAATTACTTCATCATTGGTAAGCAGACCTAAAGTGAAATCGTCCAGTTTTTCCATATCGCAGCCAATAAGCAATGGGGCAGAAAACATGCACCATAAACTGAAATGGAGATATTGCTCATCAGGTTTAAGTTTGCTTGGGTGCGGGTTTCCCCAACCTACATTGCCTATAACCAGCATGTCAGGGTCGTTCCAGTTACCCGGTTTTGCCCAGGCTGCTGCTTTATCCTGTTCCAGCGCAATACTTTTTACACTGTTCCAGGTGTCGGTAATATCGCCAGTGGTACGCCAGCTCTGCCCATTTACAGAGTCGCCCCATTTCCATACGTCCGACATGCCGTACTGGCACAGGCTAAACACAATATCGCGAGGCTGAGCGCGCAGATAATCGCCCATTAATTTATAAGGTTTAATAGCTGTTTGTAAATTACTACCGCCTGTAGGAGAAAACGATGCAACCTTGTAAGGATCGTTTTCTGGCATGCCATCTATAACTCCACCATAGCTACACCAGTCATATTTTAAATAATCAATACCCCATTCGGAATAGGCTTTGGCATCCTGCTCTTCGTGGCCATAGCTTCCTGCACAACCACCGCAGGTCCACGGGCCGGGGCTCGAATAAATGCCGATCTTTAGCCCTTTATTATGTACAAAATCGGCAAGCGGTTTTATCTCTCCGAAACGTTTATTAGGTAAAATATTGCCCCGATCATCGCGAAATTTACCTCGCAGATCAGGATCTTTTGAATCTCGGTTGTTTTGCCAGAAATCGTCAATGTTAATATATGTCCAACCGTGATTAATTAGTCCGCTTTTAACCATCGCATCAGCAGCGCGTTTAATTTTATCGGCAGACACCTCATTGGCAAAACAATTCCAACTGTTCCAGCCCATTGCAGGCGTTAGTGCAATTCTGTCACCGCACATAATGCGTAAAGTTTTTGCAGCTTTTCCTAATTTGTTGCTTGCTGTTAATATGACATTAAATGTGCCTGCTTTTGGAAGTTTACCGGTGATGATGCCTGTTTGGGCATCAAGCTTTAAGCCGGCAGGTAAACCTTTTGAAGAAAAACGCATTGGGCGGTTGCCTGTAGCAGGTACCAGGTATTGAAACGGTGAACCTGGCCTAACGCCATATACAGCGGGACCATTGATTTTAGGTTTTGGCGAAGCTTTAGGTGTAAGGATATATTTCTCGCTTGATATTGGGTTAGTAGCGGCGATGTTGCCTTTGCCACTGGTTTCAAACTTGGCATCTGTCCAGTCGGCATGGTCGTAATAATTGCCGTTTCCGCCGTCGGTAACTACCAGCTCCATGGTCTGCACACCTGTTAATGGAACAGAACAAAAGCGGGCGCTGTCTTTTAAATGCATAATGCCGCTAGACCATAGTTTTTTCTTGTCGCCTAAAACTACAAACTCAACCGCCGGATCATGGCCGGTCACTTCATCGTCAATACCAACGAGGGCAGTAAAACGGGTTGCATTGCCATTAAGTTTGATTAATAACGAGCTTTCGGCATGGGTACCGAACCCTCGTTCAAATGTTTTGCTTGCTATAGTTAAGGTCTTATTTTCAACCGATTTGTTTTTACCGGGCATGCCATAGCCTTGTGTAGCCGCACTCAGGTCCAACTGATCTAACCATACTGTCTGCGCAAATACACATTGGGTAGAAAAGAAATATAAACTAAAAATCAGGGCGGCGATAAGCCAGGTATTGTTCTTCGACATAGGTTTATAATTGTGTAAGCTTTATGAATGCTTAATTGGTAGTAATTGATTTTACTAAATATAGGTGTTTTCTATAAATGGCGTGCAAATTTATGTATATCATCACTACAGCTTGCAATTACAAAAAATGATGAAGCGAATCAGCCAGTACTCATAAATTTAATGACGAGTGATTGAGCATACTTAATGCTCTTTATGCTGACGATGTATAATTGCCCGTTTAACCCTTATCCTTAGATAGTCATAAGTAAGCGCAATAAATAGTAAAGCTACAGGGACAAATAAAGAATGAAATCTGAAATGCAGAAATGCAATGCCGCCAGCCATGCCGCCTAAAAGAAAAGAAGCAATAATGGCTATTTTTAACCCTATGCGGCGCTTAAGGTTTACGGGTAAATTTCTGCGTTGCAGTGCAGCCGCAGAAAGATCAATTCCCAAATCGGTGAACATTCCGGTTAAATGGGTGGTACGCACGACAGCGCCCGATATTACTGAAACCAGGGCATTCTGCATCCCCATTGCGAATAGTAAACTGCCTGCAAAATATTCGGTCTCCTGTAAGGTGTGTCTGTAGTAACTTCCAAACAGGGCGATTAAGAACACAATGGTAATAATTACCAAAATAGGAACAGTATAAGCAAAAGGCTTATCGCGGCCAGTACGGCCTATGTACCAGCTTGATGCAAATGCTCCAGACAGGAATAGCACAAGCCATAGCGCCACCATGCGTGCCGCGCGAAAGTTCATTTCGGCCAGATTTACAGCAAGTAAAGCGGCATGCCCGGTTACATTGGTGGTTAGTACGCTAAAGGCAATAAAACCTGCAGCGTTAATAAAACCGGCATTAAGGCAAAGTAATATTGCCAGGCGTAAATTATGTGAAAAGCTTCTTTTAGCACCGGTATGCCTTAACATGCCCTAAATATCGGAAACTGCTGTAAGAATGCCCGCTCTTTGTTAGATTTTTAATGTATTCTCTGGACTTTTAAGCAATTAAGTGCAAAACGTAAACTATAAACATAAGGTAAAGGTGAAAATAAGAAAAGCCCCTGATAAAGGGGCTTTTAAGTAGCGGGGAGCAGGATCGAACTGCCGTCCGTCGGCTGACGGATATGAACCCTACGCTCTTTTGTGTAATTCTGAGTTTGTCATCTCCCGGATAAATGCCCTGCCTTTTGATGATTTTAACTGCTTTTCTCTTATCAAGGCCTCAGTCTTGGTTGAAAATTCTTCAATATAAATTAAGTTCCAAGGCCGGTACTTTATGGTATATCCTTTAGTAGCAAGTTCATTATGCGATAGCATCCTGTTATTTAAATCTGATGTATAGCCGACGTAAATCTTGTCGTAAGCAGGTGAGTGCAAAACGTAAACTGTAAACATAAGGTAAGGTGAAAATAATAAAAGCCCCTGATAAAGGAGCTTTTAAGTAGCGGGGAGCAGGATCGAACTGCCGACCTTAGGGTTATGAATCCTACGCT encodes the following:
- a CDS encoding NPCBM/NEW2 domain-containing protein; its protein translation is MSKNNTWLIAALIFSLYFFSTQCVFAQTVWLDQLDLSAATQGYGMPGKNKSVENKTLTIASKTFERGFGTHAESSLLIKLNGNATRFTALVGIDDEVTGHDPAVEFVVLGDKKKLWSSGIMHLKDSARFCSVPLTGVQTMELVVTDGGNGNYYDHADWTDAKFETSGKGNIAATNPISSEKYILTPKASPKPKINGPAVYGVRPGSPFQYLVPATGNRPMRFSSKGLPAGLKLDAQTGIITGKLPKAGTFNVILTASNKLGKAAKTLRIMCGDRIALTPAMGWNSWNCFANEVSADKIKRAADAMVKSGLINHGWTYINIDDFWQNNRDSKDPDLRGKFRDDRGNILPNKRFGEIKPLADFVHNKGLKIGIYSSPGPWTCGGCAGSYGHEEQDAKAYSEWGIDYLKYDWCSYGGVIDGMPENDPYKVASFSPTGGSNLQTAIKPYKLMGDYLRAQPRDIVFSLCQYGMSDVWKWGDSVNGQSWRTTGDITDTWNSVKSIALEQDKAAAWAKPGNWNDPDMLVIGNVGWGNPHPSKLKPDEQYLHFSLWCMFSAPLLIGCDMEKLDDFTLGLLTNDEVIALDQDPLGKQATCQDTVGDLRIYVKTLADGSKAVCFCNFGQEKVSIAYNGFSKLNIKGKQQVRDLWRQKNIAAIDTRTSKLHIEVPAHGVVLYKFYPGK
- a CDS encoding YoaK family protein produces the protein MLRHTGAKRSFSHNLRLAILLCLNAGFINAAGFIAFSVLTTNVTGHAALLAVNLAEMNFRAARMVALWLVLFLSGAFASSWYIGRTGRDKPFAYTVPILVIITIVFLIALFGSYYRHTLQETEYFAGSLLFAMGMQNALVSVISGAVVRTTHLTGMFTDLGIDLSAAALQRRNLPVNLKRRIGLKIAIIASFLLGGMAGGIAFLHFRFHSLFVPVALLFIALTYDYLRIRVKRAIIHRQHKEH
- a CDS encoding GIY-YIG nuclease family protein, giving the protein MFTVYVLHSPAYDKIYVGYTSDLNNRMLSHNELATKGYTIKYRPWNLIYIEEFSTKTEALIREKQLKSSKGRAFIREMTNSELHKRA